Within Conger conger chromosome 3, fConCon1.1, whole genome shotgun sequence, the genomic segment CTTACTTAAAATATTCAAGCAATATTGTGGGAAAAGCAAAATTACAGGGGAGCAATTGAAAATAacctttgcttggaaaatggTGAACACAATTCACAAAATGCCACAATATTAAACTGACCTACAGAAagcacattgttttgttttggtgtaTTAAGAGTGATTGCTGCTGTTTCCTCAGTTTGATAAGAAGCCAGAGCCtggggatttgattgagatCTTTCGAGGGGGCTATCAACACTGGGCAGTGTACATCGGAGATGGTTTCGTCATCCACCTTGCCCCCCCATGTAAGAATGCTACTGGATTCTAGGTTGGGAACTTGGGAGGTTGGGATGTTTCAGAACAGGGTGCTATGGAAGGACCACTACAAGCCAATACACAGGGAGCTGTCTGTGCCTGTACAGTCCATGGGTCTGATACTCCTTTATctctgccttctctctctcgccacTCCCTAGCTGAGATAGCACATGCAGGCGCCAACAGCATGATGTCAGTCCTGTGTGACAAGGCCAAGGTGAAGAAGGAGGAGCTGTATAAGGTGGTGGAGAGAAATGAATACCGTATCAACAACCTGCTTGATTCCAAATACGAACCCAAGAGCCCTGGTGCCATAGTGAGGGATGCTGAGAGACGGGTGGGACAGGAGCTGCCATACTCTTTCATTCAAAGGAACTGTGAGCATTTTGCCACAGAACTGAGATATGGGAAACCTGAGTCACGACAGGTATGCCCATACATGTGTATGTTGCTCCAGCCACATTGTACATCCTACAATTCTCAACACTTTGCACATTCCTAGCTCACAAAATCAGTGGTACTGTAACCAAAATATACTCAAATCACCTCGTCAGGCACCAGCAATcactccacagtcaaagtcacttaggtaacatttcttacccattctgaACTCCCAACCATGTTTGCACTTTTATATGTTGAGTTTCTgtcacatgattagctgattagatatttgcattaacaagctggtgtacaggtctacctaattaagtggtcactgagtgtatatttggtaTAAGAAAATTAACAGGAATAATTTCAACTGGAACTTAACCTTAGTtgcgtttttaaaaatgtaatcaaactgaagaaaaatattCACTATTTTTCAGTCCATTGGTACCTATCTGTGTTTTTGCAGGTATGCCAAGCCAGAGATGTAATGCTAGCAGCAGGGGCAGCTGCTGCAGTTGGTATTGGAGTCTTTGCTATTGCTTCCTACTTTATGGGTGGCAGCAAAGAGAAGAAGGACCACCAATGAGCCAGCTCACAGAAATGCACAACCACCCAGCCTTAATTTAGGTAATTCTGCCATACACCAATTCCAGGAATGACCTGGTTCTGTTGATAAACcctcaaaaaaattattgatAACTCATATTTGTTATTCGTTTTATAAGTTATATTATatgtaatattaaatatgaactCAGTACTGCCTGCGGAACTGTCAAATATATTATAATAGTTCGTACTATACTTGTAGTATTGTCATGAtgttaatgtttaattaatgaTGAATAAAGCGTGGATTAACTCGACATGTTGTAGCACTCATTTTCAAACTAGTGCTTTCTGTGACGCCTTTTACAGCAGGAAAATCTCTGCTGAATGAGGCCCTGACATAGTTTTCAGTTTCATGTAGATCGACACGTGAAGACACACGTGATCAGACACATCTCCAGAGAATTTCATGTTAAAAGAAAGTGAAACTGAGTGGGTTAAAACTTTCACAGAGCCGTATAGCATTTTCACAGGGAGAACAGAAGCTGCAAGTCAGAGAGGGAACACATTCACAGCTGCATATTGTGACAAATAATTATGGCTTCCAGTTTAGTAGGACAAACTGAACTTGATTATTCATAATCTTTTAGACCTCGTGTTTAAAAGGGAGTAATAATTTTAGGCAGTGCCTTTGGAGATGTGACAAATGAACGGTCTCAGCATCAAAATGAAATTTGCAACAAATTAAAAGTAAGTCCATATTCAGTATTTAAGAGGTTGAAGTAAATAACACCAACTTTACTATGTATGAAGGTGCAACTAAATGTACTGCATTTCCCCACAaattaatttactaatttaacTAGTCAGTTCAGAGGCTACATTGGCTTTTCTTTAACTGGCATGCAGGATTACACATGAAAATCTTTGTTAAAGTAACCAAATCTGTGTACCCTGTATAAAAGTACATCTGTGATattagggggggaaaaaaaaatcctattaTTGGGCTCCAGGAACATCGAGACGGTTTAAACCAGTTGTCCTCTCTGAGCAGGGCACTTAAGCATGCGTTACTTTACATCTACAgctgtgttcaagaaaatagcagtacaaaattgcactttattcactttaatgctatttatttgaactgtATGCTTAGCCGTCTTCACCTTGCTACTCTACTCTCGACATTAATTTTTCCCAGTCTTTCTTATTGTGGAGTCATGAATACTAGAGGCATGGGAACTTTTGTAAATGCTAAATGGAAAtccatttatccaaagcgctttacaatctcattcacccataccaacggcgataggctgccatgcaaggtaacaATCAGCTCGTGACCCATATCAATTGTGACATGGGTGTTTAATaacgtgttttgtgtttactcagtttccatttgtctaaagatctgacccattcagtgtgacaaatgcaACTGAGGAAACCAGGAAGTGGGGCAAATACAGCACTGTGGCACACCTGCAGGCATCTCCTGTGCCTAGCTCACCAGTGACGCATCAGCAACATGTAACACGATAAACCGAACGCTGACGTGTTGGAACAAAAGAAACAGCCTTCCGATTGTGTTATATTTCTTTATGTACATATGTGCATAACAATTTTGTACTCATTTAAAACAATGCGCTAAACTCTGCTCCATTCCTGATAGTCCCCTGCTTTAAAAACTCCCTTATACGCAATACACTCAATGTAAAATGCCAAAGAATCATCCCTCTTTATAATTTGATTCAAGAGAATACAACAGTGTCACTGTAAAGGCACAGTCCAATACTTCAGCTTTGAGTTcgattcactcactcactcacacgcggGCCTGCTTCCACCTCTCCACATTCAAATTCGTAGAGTAAACCACCCGCCTCGCGCAGCTGGATTAACTACAGATACCAACATTATGCATATAGACATCCAGAGAtctacatacccacacacagtcatgcacacagTTCTGTGTTCCTCTTGGGCTAAGCGGTGACCGCAGCATTGTAGCAGGTTGGCGTCCGTGTCATCGTAGCACACTCAAGTCCCCCACAGATGCAGCTCCACCCTAACAGCATCCCATCCATTGCAACACTCCCAGTATAAGACATACAGTAAAAGTCACTGAAGCAGCACTTTGCGTGAACTGTAGCCGCTGCTGACATGAGGCTAATGTTCTCCAACATGCATGGCACTCCGAGTGTATGTGCACTGAAATgtacatacattatacacaatATATGTTCATagaaatttttcattttaatcctTGTTGTCTCTCACAGACATATATACCTATTTACACTTTACAACCataatatgtatgtataaaaataacataaaaggAAACTCTAACGCATGACTGCTTTCATACTTCAAGTTGGGGCGACTGCTCTCCGCTCTTGGTCGCCCTCAGGAAATTGGCGTAAACCTCCTTCCATCGCTCTAAATGAAAAGATCAGGCCCAAagcatccccccctctctc encodes:
- the LOC133124630 gene encoding phospholipase A and acyltransferase 3-like, yielding MAPTLFDKKPEPGDLIEIFRGGYQHWAVYIGDGFVIHLAPPSEIAHAGANSMMSVLCDKAKVKKEELYKVVERNEYRINNLLDSKYEPKSPGAIVRDAERRVGQELPYSFIQRNCEHFATELRYGKPESRQVCQARDVMLAAGAAAAVGIGVFAIASYFMGGSKEKKDHQ